Proteins from a genomic interval of Clostridium scatologenes:
- a CDS encoding transglutaminase domain-containing protein: MKRIWKLITSMIVISLVTFAPVFVQAHEVNDSTEDSSYNIKINNINEKYYSGNVSRKNKNLLNAAVQQQVKQPNLLYSNNSCSTINQIKQVAKDNYLNRNTSFSIHYTGNFSDLKGILNEVLDYIDESDDYLANSIVSSEVRYHGYNQDVDIDFTVEYLLTYDQENWVNQKVNSILQNIIRDSMTQDQKEKAIHDYIVANTAYDETLVKHSAYDALHDGTTVCQGYALLAYKMLNEAGIPAKIVVGMVDGSSVENHAWNLVNLNGKWYQLDCTWDDPVPDVQGRVRYDYYNLTDNRLAKDHAWDRSKYPVANTSYDLSITNVPVKSVVLDKHQITLKVGETTSLTANVLPANASDNSIIWKFDAQGLISFDGISIKGLKPGKVYINAVSNDGAFKDTCIVTVVNDTEVDFNNSRQWQEKTGIDTNKSWKLKFTKTVASSTANKNNIYVLDELYNKVDVDISFDVTKDTLVVKPAQSYKSGKVYYLVVTTNVTSDSGQKISKPIIMKFTIK, encoded by the coding sequence GTGAAAAGAATTTGGAAGTTAATCACTAGTATGATAGTTATATCTTTAGTTACTTTTGCACCTGTTTTTGTACAAGCACATGAGGTGAATGATTCCACTGAAGATTCTAGTTATAATATTAAAATAAATAATATTAATGAAAAATATTATAGTGGAAATGTAAGTAGAAAAAATAAAAATCTTCTTAATGCAGCTGTACAACAGCAAGTAAAACAACCCAATCTTTTATATAGTAATAATTCTTGCAGCACTATAAATCAAATTAAGCAGGTGGCTAAAGATAATTATTTAAATAGAAATACAAGTTTTTCCATACATTATACAGGGAATTTCTCAGATTTAAAAGGTATATTAAATGAAGTATTAGACTATATTGATGAATCTGATGATTATTTGGCAAATTCTATTGTAAGTTCTGAAGTAAGGTATCATGGATATAATCAAGATGTAGATATAGATTTTACTGTAGAATATTTATTAACATATGATCAGGAAAATTGGGTAAATCAAAAGGTGAATTCTATACTTCAAAATATAATAAGAGATTCTATGACACAGGATCAAAAGGAAAAAGCTATACATGATTACATAGTTGCAAATACTGCTTATGATGAAACTCTTGTAAAACATAGTGCTTATGATGCATTGCATGATGGTACTACAGTATGTCAAGGATATGCACTTTTAGCATATAAAATGTTAAATGAAGCAGGTATACCAGCTAAAATTGTAGTTGGTATGGTAGATGGAAGTAGTGTGGAAAATCATGCTTGGAATTTAGTAAATCTTAATGGAAAGTGGTATCAGCTAGATTGTACATGGGATGATCCTGTACCAGATGTTCAAGGAAGAGTAAGATATGATTATTATAATTTAACAGATAATCGATTGGCTAAAGATCATGCATGGGATAGATCAAAATATCCAGTTGCTAATACAAGTTATGACTTAAGTATTACTAATGTACCAGTTAAATCTGTAGTATTGGACAAACATCAAATAACTTTAAAAGTAGGAGAAACTACATCATTAACTGCAAATGTATTACCAGCTAATGCCTCAGATAACTCAATAATTTGGAAATTTGATGCGCAAGGATTAATTTCTTTTGATGGAATAAGCATAAAGGGTTTAAAACCTGGTAAGGTTTATATAAATGCAGTATCAAATGATGGAGCTTTTAAAGATACTTGTATTGTAACAGTAGTTAATGATACAGAAGTAGATTTTAATAATTCTAGACAGTGGCAGGAAAAGACCGGTATAGACACAAATAAGTCATGGAAATTAAAATTTACTAAAACTGTAGCTAGTTCTACTGCAAATAAAAACAATATATATGTATTAGATGAATTATATAACAAAGTAGATGTTGATATAAGCTTTGATGTTACCAAAGATACTTTAGTAGTTAAACCTGCGCAAAGTTATAAATCAGGTAAAGTGTATTATTTAGTGGTAACTACAAATGTTACTTCAGATTCAGGACAAAAAATATCTAAACCTATTATAATGAAATTTACAATCAAATAG
- a CDS encoding cupin domain-containing protein, whose amino-acid sequence MEKHFIKNIDFAKPLEFEGLVDYEEGRVVSRTLAQGKALSVTLFAFDKGEEISSHSAGGDAMVYILDGESEITIGDEKFNVKKGETIVMPAHVPHALLAAEKFKMLLVVVFSLT is encoded by the coding sequence ATGGAGAAACATTTTATAAAGAATATCGATTTTGCAAAACCATTAGAGTTTGAAGGACTTGTAGATTATGAGGAGGGAAGAGTTGTAAGTAGAACTTTAGCTCAAGGAAAAGCTCTTAGTGTAACTTTATTTGCATTTGATAAAGGTGAAGAAATTAGCTCTCACTCAGCAGGAGGGGATGCTATGGTTTATATTCTTGATGGTGAGTCTGAAATAACCATAGGCGATGAGAAGTTTAATGTTAAAAAGGGTGAAACTATAGTAATGCCAGCCCATGTACCACATGCACTTTTAGCTGCAGAAAAGTTTAAAATGCTATTAGTAGTGGTTTTTAGTTTAACATAG
- the pflB gene encoding formate C-acetyltransferase, which produces MVMKQWQGFKSGIWTGEIDVREFIQKNYTAYEGDKSFLEAPTEKTNKLWKEAEELIIEEIKRGIIDVETNEISGINNFKPGYLDKENEVIVGFQTDAPLKRIMNPFGGMRMVEQSLEEYGFKMNENIENYFSKYRKTHNQGVFDAYTEAARKARTVGLLTGLPDAYGRGRIIGDYRRIALYGIDFLTAQKKKDLNELVGPTTDELIRLREEVSMQIRALGEIKAMAAAYGIDISKPASNAIEAAQFLYFGYLAGVKENNGAAMSIGRNTTFLDIYIERDLKNGVLTEAEAQEIIDQLVIKLRMVRHLRTPEYNDLFAGDPNWVTESIGGIGINGKSLVTKTAYRFLHTLTNLGPAPEPNMTVLWSEKLPQNFKNYCSEMSIKTDSLQYENDDIMRPIYGDDYGIACCVSAMEIGKRMQFFGARANLAKSLLYAINGGYDEKKKSKDGSLIKVVPGIEKMKDEVLDFSKVIKSYNKVMEYVAELYVDTMNTIHYMHDKYAYEAGQMALHDTAVKRFMAFGIAGLSVAADSLSAIKYAKVKPIRNEDGIAVDFEIEGNFPKYGNDDDRVDDLAVQVVKKFSNELKKHKTYRDAEHSLSVLTITSNVVYGKKTGTTPDGRKAGEPLAPGANPMHGRDENGALASLNSVAKIPYRTYCQDGVSNTFSIIPDALGKDEESRILNLANMMDGYFSQGAFHLNVNVLNRETLVDAMENPEKYPTLTIRVSGYAVHFNRLTREQQLEVINRTFHEKM; this is translated from the coding sequence ATGGTTATGAAACAATGGCAAGGATTTAAATCAGGTATATGGACAGGAGAAATAGACGTAAGAGAATTCATACAAAAGAACTATACAGCATATGAAGGAGATAAAAGTTTTTTAGAAGCACCAACAGAAAAAACGAATAAGCTTTGGAAAGAAGCAGAAGAGTTAATTATAGAAGAAATTAAAAGAGGAATTATAGATGTTGAAACTAATGAAATTTCAGGTATAAATAATTTTAAACCTGGTTATTTAGACAAGGAAAATGAAGTTATAGTAGGATTTCAGACAGATGCACCACTAAAGAGAATAATGAATCCTTTTGGTGGAATGAGGATGGTAGAACAATCCTTAGAAGAATATGGGTTTAAGATGAATGAAAATATAGAAAATTATTTTAGTAAATATAGAAAAACTCATAATCAAGGAGTGTTTGATGCTTATACAGAAGCTGCAAGAAAAGCAAGAACAGTAGGACTTCTTACAGGACTTCCAGATGCTTATGGTAGAGGAAGAATAATAGGTGATTATAGAAGGATAGCACTTTATGGAATAGACTTTTTAACAGCACAGAAGAAAAAAGATCTAAATGAGCTAGTAGGACCAACTACAGATGAACTTATAAGACTTAGAGAAGAAGTATCAATGCAAATTAGAGCTTTAGGCGAAATAAAAGCTATGGCAGCAGCTTATGGCATAGATATATCAAAGCCAGCATCAAATGCGATAGAGGCAGCTCAATTCTTATACTTTGGATATTTGGCAGGGGTAAAAGAAAATAATGGAGCAGCAATGTCTATAGGAAGAAATACCACATTCTTAGATATATATATAGAAAGAGATTTGAAAAATGGGGTTCTAACAGAAGCAGAAGCACAAGAGATAATAGATCAGCTTGTTATAAAGTTAAGGATGGTAAGACATTTAAGAACACCAGAATATAATGATTTATTTGCAGGGGACCCTAACTGGGTAACAGAATCCATAGGTGGAATTGGAATAAATGGTAAGTCATTAGTTACAAAGACAGCTTATAGATTTTTACACACATTAACTAATTTAGGACCAGCACCAGAACCAAATATGACAGTTTTATGGTCAGAAAAACTTCCACAAAACTTCAAAAATTATTGTTCTGAAATGTCCATAAAAACAGACTCACTTCAGTATGAAAATGATGATATAATGAGACCAATATATGGAGATGACTATGGTATAGCTTGCTGTGTATCTGCTATGGAAATAGGAAAGAGAATGCAGTTCTTTGGAGCAAGAGCAAATCTTGCAAAATCATTACTCTATGCAATAAATGGAGGATATGACGAAAAGAAAAAATCTAAAGATGGAAGCTTAATTAAAGTTGTACCAGGTATAGAAAAAATGAAAGATGAAGTTCTTGATTTTAGTAAGGTAATTAAGAGTTATAACAAGGTTATGGAATATGTAGCTGAATTATATGTAGATACAATGAACACAATTCACTACATGCATGATAAATATGCTTATGAAGCAGGACAGATGGCTCTTCATGATACAGCTGTTAAGAGATTTATGGCTTTTGGAATAGCAGGCTTATCAGTAGCAGCAGATTCATTAAGTGCAATAAAATATGCAAAGGTTAAACCAATAAGAAATGAAGATGGAATAGCTGTGGACTTTGAAATAGAAGGAAACTTCCCTAAGTATGGAAATGATGATGATAGAGTTGATGATTTAGCAGTGCAGGTAGTTAAGAAATTTTCAAATGAGCTTAAAAAGCATAAAACTTATAGAGATGCAGAACATTCATTATCAGTGTTAACAATAACATCAAATGTGGTATATGGAAAGAAAACAGGAACAACACCAGATGGAAGAAAAGCAGGTGAGCCACTAGCACCAGGAGCAAATCCAATGCATGGAAGAGATGAAAATGGAGCATTAGCATCACTTAATTCAGTGGCAAAAATACCATATAGAACTTACTGTCAAGATGGAGTATCCAACACATTTTCTATAATACCAGATGCACTTGGAAAAGATGAAGAAAGTAGAATATTAAATCTTGCAAACATGATGGATGGATATTTCTCACAAGGAGCATTTCATTTGAATGTAAATGTGTTAAATAGAGAAACTTTGGTAGATGCTATGGAAAATCCAGAAAAGTATCCAACACTTACAATAAGAGTGTCAGGCTATGCAGTTCATTTTAATAGATTAACTAGAGAACAGCAGTTGGAAGTTATAAATAGAACTTTCCATGAAAAAATGTAA
- a CDS encoding L,D-transpeptidase family protein, which produces MSKFKKLLIILISILIVEAIIIYCGYKSSSNKNAFNINNPKSNYIILVDVSSNNLIVFKDGIQFKLYKVASGKYSTPSPLGTWKIIKKDNWGDGFGGYWMGFNVPWGKYGIHGTLFPNSIGWNSSHGCIRMKNSEVAELYKFIPYGTTVIVWGGPYGNFGNHLRTLKPGMTGSDVYQLQFILQARGYYNSKPNGIYNDYFKSVVHKFQKDNSLPTSDTIGYSFYSKLGVKLVD; this is translated from the coding sequence ATGTCTAAGTTTAAAAAATTGCTAATAATTTTGATCTCAATATTAATTGTTGAGGCTATAATAATATATTGTGGATATAAATCATCATCTAATAAAAATGCTTTCAATATAAATAATCCTAAAAGTAATTATATAATTCTGGTTGATGTTTCTTCTAATAATTTAATAGTTTTTAAAGATGGTATTCAATTTAAACTCTATAAAGTTGCAAGTGGAAAATATAGTACACCTTCACCTTTAGGTACCTGGAAAATCATAAAGAAGGACAATTGGGGTGATGGCTTTGGTGGATACTGGATGGGTTTTAACGTCCCCTGGGGCAAGTACGGTATACATGGCACATTATTCCCAAATTCAATAGGATGGAATTCATCCCATGGATGTATACGAATGAAAAACTCAGAAGTGGCAGAATTATATAAATTTATTCCATATGGTACAACTGTCATAGTTTGGGGAGGACCATATGGTAACTTTGGAAATCACCTCAGAACTTTAAAACCTGGAATGACAGGATCAGATGTATATCAGCTTCAGTTTATACTTCAAGCAAGAGGCTATTATAATTCTAAGCCCAATGGCATTTATAATGATTACTTTAAGTCTGTGGTGCATAAATTCCAGAAAGATAATTCTCTTCCTACATCTGATACTATAGGTTATAGTTTCTATTCGAAGCTAGGTGTAAAATTAGTTGATTAA
- a CDS encoding flavin reductase family protein → MTKISFKGSAMLNPVPSVLITSQNKEGKTNVFTVGWIGTACTKPPMITAAIRPERLSYEYIKETGEFVVNLPSKDMVRTVDFCGVRSGKNIDKIKHCNLTLEQSEKVKVSGIKQCPVSLECKVKSITPLGSHDLFLAEVLAIHVEENLLDENGKIHLEKANLICYSHGEYFSLNSKALGKFGYSVEKKKKSKNKFKK, encoded by the coding sequence ATGACTAAAATATCTTTTAAAGGAAGTGCAATGCTGAATCCTGTCCCATCAGTTCTTATAACTTCACAAAATAAAGAAGGAAAAACAAATGTATTTACTGTAGGATGGATTGGAACTGCTTGTACTAAACCTCCTATGATAACTGCAGCTATACGTCCTGAAAGACTTTCTTATGAATATATAAAAGAAACGGGAGAATTTGTAGTTAATTTACCATCTAAAGATATGGTCAGAACTGTAGACTTCTGTGGTGTACGTTCTGGGAAAAATATAGATAAAATAAAACACTGTAATTTAACATTAGAACAAAGTGAAAAAGTTAAAGTTTCTGGCATAAAACAGTGTCCCGTCTCTCTAGAGTGTAAGGTTAAATCTATAACTCCTCTTGGAAGTCATGATTTATTTCTAGCTGAAGTATTAGCTATACATGTAGAAGAAAATCTTTTAGACGAAAATGGCAAAATTCACTTAGAAAAAGCAAATCTGATATGCTATTCTCACGGGGAATATTTTTCGCTTAATTCAAAAGCTTTAGGCAAATTTGGATATTCCGTTGAAAAAAAGAAAAAATCTAAAAATAAATTTAAAAAATAA
- a CDS encoding DEAD/DEAH box helicase: protein MENIKFSDLNLHKKVLQAIDAMGFEEPSQIQAEAIPVILSGSDMIGQAQTGTGKTLAFGAPVLSQIESSDKISALILTPTRELAIQVNDELARIAKFKRTKLLPVYGGQPIDRQIKSLRRGVDVVVGTPGRILDHIKRNTLDLSGVKFLVLDESDEMLNMGFIDDIEEIIKSLNKDRQTLLFSATMPKEIAKLASKYMKNEVKHIKIVKNSLTVEKIKQYYYEVKHKDRFESLCRILDIDEPSSAIIFCKTKRGVDELVESMQGRGYNVEGMHGDMGQNQRLNTLRKFKEGTLDFLVATDVAARGIDVDDVSHVINYDLPQDMESYVHRIGRTGRANKEGIAYSLVTPREYIMIKQLEKFTKSKIKRKEIPTLDEIFEAKYNSMLKDVKNTLEQNDYKDFIPVATGLDDDYNLVDVAAALMKMLFDREFNFDYNEDLSVKSTKPVRLFLSVGRIDKVTPVKILNFLEETSDIDVNEVGDIDIFDKFTFIDLPEDLLDAVLSRSSGKRLNGRRVNIEVAKSKNNHSRK, encoded by the coding sequence ATGGAAAATATTAAATTTAGTGATTTAAACCTTCATAAAAAGGTTTTACAAGCTATAGACGCTATGGGTTTTGAAGAACCTTCTCAAATCCAAGCTGAAGCAATACCTGTTATTTTATCAGGTAGTGATATGATAGGTCAAGCACAAACTGGTACAGGTAAGACTTTAGCTTTTGGTGCTCCTGTATTAAGTCAAATAGAATCTAGTGATAAAATATCTGCCTTAATACTTACTCCAACAAGAGAACTAGCAATACAAGTAAATGACGAGTTAGCTCGTATTGCAAAATTTAAAAGAACAAAATTACTTCCTGTATATGGTGGTCAGCCAATTGATAGACAAATAAAATCCTTAAGAAGAGGCGTAGATGTTGTTGTTGGAACTCCTGGTAGAATTTTAGACCACATAAAAAGAAACACTTTGGATTTAAGTGGTGTTAAATTCTTAGTTTTGGATGAATCTGACGAAATGCTTAATATGGGATTTATAGATGATATAGAAGAGATTATAAAGTCCTTAAACAAGGATAGACAGACACTTCTTTTCTCTGCAACTATGCCAAAAGAAATAGCAAAACTTGCTTCTAAGTACATGAAAAATGAAGTAAAGCATATAAAAATAGTTAAAAATTCTTTAACTGTTGAAAAAATTAAGCAGTATTATTATGAAGTAAAACATAAAGATCGTTTTGAATCATTATGTAGGATCTTAGATATAGATGAACCTTCTAGTGCTATAATCTTTTGTAAGACTAAAAGAGGCGTAGATGAACTTGTAGAATCTATGCAAGGAAGAGGATATAATGTTGAAGGTATGCATGGTGACATGGGACAAAATCAAAGATTAAATACACTTAGGAAATTTAAAGAAGGTACTTTAGATTTTTTAGTTGCTACAGATGTTGCTGCTAGAGGTATTGATGTTGATGATGTATCGCATGTAATAAACTATGATCTACCTCAAGATATGGAGTCTTATGTGCATAGAATTGGTAGAACTGGAAGAGCTAACAAAGAAGGTATTGCTTATTCTCTTGTAACTCCTAGAGAATATATTATGATAAAGCAGTTAGAAAAATTTACGAAAAGTAAAATAAAGAGAAAAGAAATCCCTACTCTAGATGAAATTTTTGAAGCTAAATATAACAGTATGTTAAAGGATGTAAAAAATACTCTAGAGCAAAATGATTATAAAGATTTTATCCCTGTAGCAACAGGATTAGATGATGATTATAATTTAGTTGATGTAGCTGCTGCTCTTATGAAAATGCTTTTCGATAGAGAATTTAATTTTGATTATAATGAAGATTTATCAGTAAAATCAACTAAGCCTGTAAGATTATTTTTATCTGTAGGTAGAATTGATAAAGTTACTCCTGTTAAAATACTCAATTTCTTAGAAGAAACTTCTGATATAGATGTAAATGAAGTTGGAGACATCGATATATTTGATAAATTCACATTTATAGATCTACCTGAAGATTTATTGGATGCAGTTTTATCCAGAAGCAGTGGTAAGAGATTAAATGGTAGAAGAGTTAATATAGAAGTTGCTAAAAGCAAAAATAATCATTCTCGTAAATAA
- a CDS encoding M16 family metallopeptidase, giving the protein MFDAKQKVMPNGIRLVTIKKDTQIASINMGVKIGSMYENIDEKGICHFIEHMLFKGTKNRNNEKLNIDLENLCGEYNAYTDKNSTVYTITTLNEELENGIEILSDMLRNCIFPQDEIEKEREVILAEIRTSRDDIEDLSFKKVNEIAFNKSPLKYEIIGDEKSVKNLTRKKIVDFYEKYYVPNNCYISIVSPLDHEEVFNIVLKYFNEWIWKEFKRKEVIIEKNIPIKKISYKKNIEQSTIIYLFTFHHITKEEELALRILNHKFGESANSILFRKLREEKGFAYDVYTDLDLTNYVKTLYIYTAVGEENVDESLEVIDECIKKIKNEEIVFDNNTIKHMKKVLKTAIAFTLEDASDIGNYVLHQAIDEDNIYKFVTDMDEIENVKKEHIYNVARLIFNDPTIHIFKSEK; this is encoded by the coding sequence ATGTTTGATGCTAAACAAAAGGTTATGCCTAATGGAATAAGGTTAGTTACTATAAAGAAAGATACCCAAATAGCTTCTATAAATATGGGGGTTAAAATAGGTTCTATGTATGAAAACATTGACGAGAAAGGAATATGTCACTTTATAGAACATATGCTTTTTAAGGGAACTAAGAATAGGAACAATGAAAAATTGAATATTGATTTAGAAAATTTATGTGGAGAATATAATGCCTACACAGATAAAAACAGTACAGTATATACTATCACTACATTAAATGAAGAATTAGAAAATGGAATTGAAATTTTATCCGATATGCTTAGAAATTGTATTTTTCCACAAGATGAAATAGAAAAAGAAAGAGAGGTAATATTAGCAGAAATAAGAACAAGCAGAGATGATATAGAAGATTTAAGCTTTAAAAAAGTAAATGAAATAGCTTTTAATAAAAGTCCTTTAAAGTATGAAATTATAGGGGATGAAAAAAGTGTTAAAAATCTTACTAGAAAAAAGATAGTAGATTTTTATGAAAAATATTATGTTCCTAACAATTGTTATATATCTATAGTTTCACCTCTTGACCATGAAGAGGTTTTTAATATAGTTTTGAAGTATTTTAATGAATGGATATGGAAAGAATTTAAAAGAAAGGAAGTTATTATAGAAAAAAATATTCCAATAAAAAAGATTTCTTATAAAAAGAATATAGAACAGAGCACAATAATTTATCTTTTTACATTTCATCATATAACTAAAGAGGAGGAACTTGCACTTAGAATATTGAATCATAAATTTGGAGAAAGTGCTAATTCAATATTATTTAGAAAGCTTAGAGAAGAAAAGGGGTTTGCCTATGATGTATATACTGATTTGGATTTAACAAACTATGTTAAAACTCTTTATATATATACTGCTGTAGGCGAAGAAAATGTAGATGAATCATTAGAAGTAATAGATGAATGTATTAAGAAAATAAAGAATGAAGAAATAGTATTTGACAACAATACAATAAAACATATGAAAAAGGTTTTAAAAACTGCTATTGCTTTTACTTTAGAAGATGCATCAGATATAGGAAATTATGTGCTTCACCAAGCAATTGATGAAGACAACATATATAAGTTTGTTACAGATATGGATGAAATAGAAAATGTAAAGAAGGAACATATATATAATGTTGCTAGACTTATTTTTAATGATCCAACTATACACATATTTAAAAGTGAAAAATAA
- the recX gene encoding recombination regulator RecX — protein sequence MEDSKKIITKIEIQKRNKDRVNVYINHEFAFACSAELVYIHNIEKGKSVDLNYLNEIIMEDNYIKCKSSALKIIEKVYKTQAQIYSKLLEKEYDEKTVIRTIEFLKKYGFINDEKFVQMYIKDKLKSNGRNKIKHDLIKKGIDEKRINEGFHSITSGVEKETAIKLAEKKYNLLIKNEKDYRKIYKKVGEFLIRKGYNSDIVSEALNNVVKKDFSDFEKKDEINDDEQIDLDKLRVLAEKRYNIIIKSEQDYKKIYKKLSDYLLRRGYSWENIKTVLSSIVSNEDSYI from the coding sequence ATGGAAGATTCAAAAAAAATTATTACTAAAATTGAGATTCAAAAAAGAAACAAAGATAGGGTAAATGTGTATATTAATCATGAATTTGCCTTTGCATGTAGTGCAGAATTAGTATATATTCATAATATTGAAAAAGGAAAGAGTGTGGATCTTAATTACTTAAATGAAATAATAATGGAAGACAATTATATAAAATGTAAATCCAGCGCTCTTAAAATTATAGAAAAAGTGTACAAGACACAAGCACAGATATATTCAAAGCTTCTTGAAAAGGAATATGATGAAAAAACTGTAATTAGAACTATAGAATTTCTAAAAAAATATGGTTTTATTAATGATGAAAAGTTTGTACAAATGTATATAAAAGATAAGTTAAAAAGCAACGGGAGAAATAAAATAAAACACGATTTGATAAAAAAAGGAATAGATGAGAAACGAATAAATGAAGGCTTTCATTCCATAACTAGTGGTGTTGAAAAAGAGACAGCAATTAAGTTAGCAGAAAAGAAATACAATTTATTGATTAAAAATGAAAAAGATTATAGAAAGATTTATAAAAAAGTAGGAGAATTTTTAATTAGAAAGGGATATAATTCAGATATAGTTTCAGAAGCACTAAACAATGTTGTAAAAAAAGATTTTAGTGATTTTGAGAAAAAAGATGAAATTAATGATGATGAACAAATTGACCTAGATAAATTACGTGTGCTTGCAGAAAAAAGATATAACATAATAATAAAATCTGAGCAGGATTATAAAAAAATTTATAAAAAACTTAGTGATTATCTTTTAAGAAGAGGGTACTCATGGGAAAATATAAAAACTGTATTGAGTTCCATTGTAAGTAATGAAGATTCATATATTTAA
- a CDS encoding transglutaminase-like domain-containing protein — MLGMNNINMVTIILILIFLYPLIRGFLFKFSSYDLKSDINGINRSISFILALFLGIYFGRKIFIQHDSGIYKKIYILIPADFLNYIESNAFIIYAVIIPLIILIIYKIIKLSLEIINCLTVYPMLDIIEKSLSSKGNFFRRLTGLVFQLPRAICYLLLVTLALNILSMFSTNAKLNKYLQTSKPYNIMCKEAIIPITNSTIAKKLPSIIDNSFKIVIKQGESKETSPGRVNNDRTVVYYNGVTLDQGVKSNDEINKFSRSIVSKEDTTKSKAKIIYNWIGKNIAYDHDKANKVLNNDFNVQSGAIYTYDTRKGICFDYSCLYVAMCRANGIKVRLITGEGFNGVSWVSHAWNQVYLPEEQKWINVDSTFYRGGNYFNSQRFQLDHKNAQIAGEW, encoded by the coding sequence ATGTTAGGTATGAATAATATTAATATGGTAACCATAATTCTTATTTTAATATTTCTTTATCCTTTAATAAGAGGTTTTTTGTTTAAATTTTCATCCTATGATTTAAAATCAGATATTAATGGAATTAACAGAAGTATATCTTTTATTTTAGCTTTATTTTTAGGAATCTATTTTGGAAGAAAGATATTTATTCAACATGATTCTGGTATTTACAAAAAAATATATATATTAATACCAGCAGATTTTCTAAATTATATAGAAAGCAATGCTTTTATAATTTATGCTGTGATAATACCATTAATAATACTTATAATTTATAAAATTATTAAACTTAGTTTAGAAATTATAAATTGTTTAACTGTTTATCCTATGTTAGATATAATAGAAAAGTCTTTAAGTTCTAAAGGAAATTTCTTTAGGAGATTGACAGGTTTAGTTTTTCAATTACCCAGAGCTATATGTTATTTACTTTTAGTAACGCTTGCATTAAATATACTGTCTATGTTTAGTACAAATGCAAAGTTAAATAAGTATTTACAAACATCAAAACCTTACAATATTATGTGTAAGGAAGCAATAATACCTATTACAAATTCAACTATAGCAAAAAAACTTCCTAGTATTATAGATAACTCTTTTAAAATTGTAATTAAGCAAGGAGAAAGCAAGGAAACTTCACCTGGAAGAGTTAATAATGATAGAACTGTAGTATATTATAATGGAGTTACTTTAGATCAAGGGGTAAAATCTAATGATGAAATAAATAAATTTTCAAGAAGCATAGTATCAAAAGAAGATACCACAAAAAGTAAAGCAAAAATAATATATAATTGGATAGGAAAAAATATAGCCTATGATCATGATAAAGCCAATAAGGTTTTAAACAATGATTTTAATGTACAATCTGGTGCTATATATACTTATGATACTAGAAAGGGTATTTGTTTTGATTATTCTTGTTTGTATGTGGCTATGTGTAGGGCAAATGGCATAAAGGTAAGATTGATAACAGGTGAAGGATTCAATGGAGTTAGTTGGGTAAGTCATGCATGGAATCAGGTTTATTTACCAGAAGAACAAAAGTGGATAAATGTAGATTCTACATTCTATAGGGGAGGCAATTATTTTAATAGCCAGAGATTTCAGTTAGATCATAAAAATGCACAGATAGCAGGTGAATGGTAA